Proteins encoded within one genomic window of Desulfomonile tiedjei:
- a CDS encoding acyl-CoA synthetase yields the protein MGTEKIQVGTAADLEAIEKTPIKERLPFFNTFDLIKHGAAIDPDAIALSFLMSGEQYANPMQVTYSEFLAQVTRTANLFHDLGIGPNDVISYLLPNLPHSHYVLWGGEAAGIVNPINPLLEPSTISEICKSANTKVLVALGEWPGSNIWEKALTVRKELPNLKAVVRIMGPSAESEGIYGYDEVIGRYNSSGLDSRRNIAPEDMASMFHTGGTTGTPKLAPHTHFNEVAMAMMIALHSELRQGEVTLSGLPLFHVNATTVTGSYPFSIGAHVVLLSPQGYRDPSVIKNFYKIVEHYKAVSFSLVPTVLAMLLQVPAEGADISSLRYGVCGAAPLSVELFQKFEAHSGMKILEGYGLTEGTCASAVNPYYGERKIGSVGLHLPYQEMKIFIVDDEGKFTREAETDEIGCVCIKGPNVFNGYLDERHNKGISPAEGWLNSGDLGRQDKDGYFWLTGRKKELIIRGGHNIDPAAIEEPLYAIPGVQIAAAVGGPDPHSGEVPVAYVQLQEGANLSQEEILTRLKQSIGERAAVPRQVFVIDQMPLTPVGKIFKPALRWDAIKRTYEEALQKLGPLADAIELKVGEDKVHGSSVAIKVKAAAGASKEDIANKVAEALALYTVKYYLEVT from the coding sequence ATGGGCACAGAAAAGATCCAGGTGGGAACTGCGGCGGACTTGGAAGCCATAGAGAAAACCCCCATTAAGGAAAGGCTGCCGTTTTTCAACACATTTGATTTGATCAAACACGGTGCGGCTATAGATCCTGATGCCATTGCCCTCAGCTTCCTCATGTCCGGCGAGCAATATGCCAATCCGATGCAGGTGACCTATTCCGAGTTTCTGGCACAGGTAACTCGGACGGCCAATCTGTTCCATGATCTGGGGATAGGGCCTAATGACGTGATTTCTTATCTTTTGCCCAACCTGCCCCACTCCCACTATGTACTTTGGGGAGGAGAGGCCGCCGGCATAGTCAACCCCATCAACCCCCTCTTAGAACCCTCGACCATCAGCGAAATCTGCAAATCCGCCAACACCAAGGTTCTCGTTGCCCTGGGGGAGTGGCCTGGTTCGAACATTTGGGAGAAGGCCTTGACGGTGCGCAAAGAGCTGCCGAACCTGAAGGCCGTCGTAAGGATCATGGGGCCCAGCGCAGAAAGCGAGGGGATCTACGGGTATGATGAAGTCATCGGGCGGTACAATAGCAGCGGTCTTGACTCACGTCGGAACATAGCACCCGAGGACATGGCTTCGATGTTCCACACCGGCGGCACCACCGGCACCCCAAAGCTTGCGCCGCACACCCACTTTAACGAAGTGGCCATGGCTATGATGATTGCGTTGCACAGTGAACTTCGGCAGGGTGAGGTTACTCTCTCAGGCCTGCCTCTCTTTCACGTGAACGCGACAACTGTGACCGGTTCGTACCCCTTCTCGATCGGCGCTCACGTGGTCCTGCTTTCTCCGCAAGGCTATCGAGATCCTTCTGTTATTAAGAATTTCTACAAAATCGTGGAACACTACAAGGCAGTAAGTTTCTCTCTGGTTCCGACGGTGCTTGCTATGCTGCTGCAAGTTCCGGCTGAGGGCGCTGACATCTCCTCACTCAGGTACGGGGTCTGCGGGGCCGCGCCCTTGTCCGTAGAGCTTTTTCAGAAATTTGAAGCCCACTCGGGGATGAAAATCCTGGAAGGGTACGGACTGACCGAAGGGACATGCGCTTCTGCGGTCAACCCCTATTATGGCGAACGCAAAATAGGGTCCGTAGGTTTGCATCTCCCGTATCAAGAAATGAAAATCTTCATCGTAGACGACGAAGGTAAGTTCACCAGGGAGGCGGAAACCGACGAGATCGGCTGCGTATGCATCAAAGGACCGAACGTATTCAATGGCTACCTGGACGAGCGACATAACAAAGGCATTTCGCCCGCGGAGGGCTGGCTGAATTCAGGTGATCTGGGACGCCAGGACAAAGACGGATACTTCTGGCTTACGGGCCGCAAGAAGGAACTTATCATACGTGGCGGGCACAACATCGACCCGGCCGCCATTGAAGAGCCTCTCTATGCCATCCCCGGTGTTCAAATCGCGGCGGCTGTCGGCGGACCGGACCCCCACTCCGGGGAAGTTCCGGTGGCTTATGTGCAATTACAGGAAGGCGCAAATCTCTCCCAGGAAGAGATTCTCACTCGTCTGAAGCAATCAATCGGCGAACGTGCAGCCGTCCCTCGCCAGGTCTTTGTTATCGACCAGATGCCGCTTACACCAGTGGGAAAGATCTTCAAACCGGCTCTGCGCTGGGACGCGATCAAACGGACTTATGAAGAGGCACTCCAAAAGCTGGGCCCACTCGCGGATGCCATAGAACTGAAAGTGGGAGAAGACAAGGTTCACGGCTCGTCGGTAGCCATTAAGGTGAAAGCCGCAGCGGGCGCGTCGAAAGAGGACATCGCAAACAAGGTGGCGGAAGCGCTGGCCCTCTACACCGTTAAGTACTACCTGGAAGTTACCTAG
- a CDS encoding 3-keto-5-aminohexanoate cleavage protein, with protein sequence MDKRIITAAITGSIHTPTMSPHLPVTPDQIVEEVVRAYNAGAAVAHIHARDPQTGKPSADVSLYQEIASRVKGRCNIILCVTTGGGQGMTVEQRVRTLPLLKPELASCNFGSVNFALFPVLDVYDKFEFPWEPEFLAASEDNIFSNTFKMLRETLPVFQESGTRPELEVYDVGMINNVAFMLNRGQLQRPVYLQFVMGILGGIQPTAENLLFMYKSARDLIGDFTWSVCAAGKQQFPMCTLSLILGGNARVGLEDNLYLERGVKAKSNAEQVEKIIRIGRELGVEPATPDEAREILALKGLDKVAF encoded by the coding sequence ATGGATAAAAGAATTATCACCGCTGCTATCACAGGAAGCATTCATACACCGACAATGTCTCCGCACTTGCCGGTAACTCCGGATCAAATCGTCGAAGAAGTAGTGCGGGCCTACAACGCGGGAGCGGCCGTGGCTCACATACACGCTCGCGATCCTCAAACCGGCAAGCCTTCGGCCGACGTGAGCCTGTATCAAGAGATAGCGTCTCGAGTAAAGGGCAGGTGCAACATAATTCTCTGCGTCACCACCGGTGGCGGCCAGGGGATGACCGTGGAACAAAGAGTAAGGACCCTTCCGTTGCTGAAGCCCGAGTTGGCCTCCTGCAATTTTGGTTCGGTCAACTTCGCGTTGTTTCCGGTGCTGGATGTATATGACAAGTTTGAATTTCCGTGGGAGCCGGAATTCCTGGCCGCGTCGGAAGATAACATCTTCTCCAACACGTTCAAAATGTTGAGAGAAACCCTTCCGGTCTTCCAGGAAAGTGGTACTCGGCCGGAATTGGAAGTGTACGATGTGGGCATGATCAATAACGTGGCCTTCATGCTTAACAGAGGGCAACTGCAAAGACCGGTGTATTTGCAATTCGTGATGGGAATACTCGGCGGCATTCAACCGACGGCCGAGAACCTGCTGTTCATGTACAAATCCGCGAGAGACCTCATCGGCGACTTTACCTGGTCGGTTTGCGCCGCAGGAAAACAGCAATTCCCCATGTGCACTCTGTCTTTGATTCTGGGAGGCAACGCTCGAGTCGGCCTCGAAGACAACCTGTACCTGGAAAGAGGGGTTAAAGCCAAGAGCAACGCCGAGCAAGTTGAGAAAATAATACGAATAGGCCGCGAACTGGGGGTCGAGCCCGCTACTCCGGACGAAGCCCGAGAAATCCTCGCCCTGAAGGGATTGGATAAAGTGGCATTTTAG
- a CDS encoding 3-hydroxyacyl-CoA dehydrogenase family protein codes for MKPEEIKTIGILGTGTVGWSWATFFAAKGMSVRMFDADKCIQENGVRKAKESLEALVEYGALDKSQLDSALGNISTVNDLAQMAEGADYIQESVYESYEVKKTVFHELDSLASPKTILASSTSGLLISKIQEAAKIPGRCLVVHPFNPPHLVPLVELVPGPQTDLQLVEDVKCFFEGLGKIPVILKKEAPGHIANRLAAALWRESVNIVAKGIASVEDVDKALYAGPGIRWALMGQHMIYHLGGGEGGYRYLIDHLGTIASAQWKDLASWTEIPEESKDMLVEGVNKSMGDRTLAEVARWRDRKIVELIKVIYDKPLK; via the coding sequence ATGAAACCTGAAGAAATAAAAACCATTGGAATACTTGGCACGGGAACGGTGGGATGGAGCTGGGCTACTTTTTTCGCGGCTAAAGGAATGTCCGTCAGGATGTTCGACGCGGACAAGTGCATACAGGAGAACGGTGTTCGAAAAGCCAAGGAAAGCCTCGAAGCCCTGGTAGAGTATGGCGCGTTGGACAAGTCACAGCTCGACAGCGCACTAGGGAATATCTCGACAGTAAATGATCTGGCGCAAATGGCCGAAGGAGCCGACTATATTCAGGAATCGGTCTATGAGAGCTATGAGGTCAAGAAGACGGTGTTCCATGAGTTGGATTCTCTGGCCTCACCGAAAACGATATTGGCAAGCAGCACTTCCGGCCTCCTTATTTCAAAAATTCAGGAAGCCGCTAAAATACCTGGCCGTTGTCTGGTAGTACACCCCTTCAACCCTCCGCACCTGGTCCCCCTGGTTGAACTCGTCCCGGGGCCGCAGACAGATCTTCAACTGGTTGAAGACGTAAAATGTTTCTTTGAAGGACTGGGCAAAATTCCCGTTATCCTGAAAAAGGAAGCACCGGGCCATATTGCGAATCGTCTGGCGGCGGCACTGTGGCGGGAGTCCGTTAACATCGTCGCCAAAGGCATCGCAAGCGTAGAAGACGTGGACAAGGCTCTCTATGCCGGCCCAGGGATTCGGTGGGCCTTGATGGGACAACACATGATTTACCATCTGGGCGGCGGCGAAGGTGGCTACAGATATTTGATAGATCATTTGGGCACGATAGCCAGCGCCCAATGGAAAGACCTTGCATCGTGGACCGAAATCCCGGAAGAGTCCAAGGACATGCTTGTGGAAGGCGTGAACAAATCTATGGGTGACAGGACCCTGGCAGAGGTCGCACGGTGGAGGGACAGGAAAATAGTAGAGTTGATCAAGGTCATATATGATAAGCCGCTGAAATAA
- a CDS encoding TetR/AcrR family transcriptional regulator, which produces MNSSSNLIHSQPSERCEKPPDRRERRRAETRDRIIRAALCLFSERGVATTTVEDITNEADVGKGTFFNYFPSKEHILANLCQLQMGKIRELVSRSIRSKESLDRVLNELALILIEQFSQSPALVRSILTALFSSESARQMMLDDFEKDRLVLAELMSARQKRGEIRDDFAPTELALQFHRALFGTTVLWSLDPSRPLSDCMKDMVSTLWSGIRIQETCGKKH; this is translated from the coding sequence ATGAACAGTTCCAGTAATCTAATTCATTCTCAGCCTTCTGAGCGGTGCGAAAAACCTCCCGACAGGCGTGAGCGGCGTCGGGCAGAAACACGCGACCGAATCATCCGCGCTGCGTTATGCCTCTTTTCCGAACGCGGGGTCGCCACGACCACCGTGGAAGACATTACCAACGAGGCGGATGTGGGCAAAGGGACCTTCTTCAACTATTTTCCCAGCAAAGAGCACATCCTCGCCAACCTTTGCCAGTTGCAAATGGGCAAAATTCGAGAATTGGTTTCTCGATCCATTCGTTCGAAGGAGTCACTTGACCGTGTCCTGAACGAATTGGCTTTGATCCTTATTGAGCAATTCAGTCAATCGCCGGCGTTGGTACGGAGCATTCTTACCGCCCTGTTTTCAAGCGAATCCGCGCGTCAGATGATGCTTGATGATTTCGAAAAGGACCGCCTGGTGCTGGCAGAGTTAATGTCCGCCAGGCAAAAACGCGGAGAGATTCGAGACGATTTCGCACCGACAGAGTTAGCACTCCAGTTCCATCGGGCACTTTTCGGCACAACCGTGTTGTGGTCGCTCGATCCTTCGAGACCGCTGTCTGATTGTATGAAAGACATGGTGAGCACTCTATGGTCGGGCATTCGAATTCAGGAAACGTGCGGGAAAAAGCACTAA
- a CDS encoding efflux RND transporter periplasmic adaptor subunit translates to MKIRSVEALALVFILTLVFTGCGSTGPQFPERPPAPVAVAAAVKQDVPIYLDSIGKTVAREVVSIQPQVSGRITEIHFADGADLKTGDPLFTIDPRPYEAQLASAEATLAEKKAALDLAKTQFARYAELLQTNSVSQQEYDQRKNTQDMAEAQVQQSQAAVETARLNLDYCSIRSPIDGRAGQRLVDIGNVVAANTGSLLVIQRLNPIYADFTVTESELTAVQRNMNRGALKVEVRLPEEPDKSREGELSFLDNAVQESTGTVKLRATIPNKDHYFWPGRFVKVRLVLNTLHGAVLVPAAAPQMSAKGQFVYVVKEDSTAELRPVKLGQRQDDLVVVDEGLQSGERVVVTGQLAVMPGGKVRMEEPPSVVGSSTAGQEDQS, encoded by the coding sequence ATGAAAATAAGGTCAGTTGAGGCGCTTGCTTTAGTCTTTATCTTGACTCTCGTATTCACCGGCTGCGGCAGCACGGGTCCTCAATTTCCCGAAAGGCCGCCGGCTCCTGTTGCGGTGGCCGCGGCGGTCAAACAGGATGTGCCCATCTATCTGGACAGCATCGGCAAGACCGTAGCGAGAGAAGTGGTCTCCATCCAGCCCCAGGTTTCCGGCCGTATTACCGAGATCCATTTCGCCGACGGAGCGGACCTGAAGACAGGAGATCCGCTCTTCACCATCGACCCTCGACCGTACGAGGCTCAACTCGCATCGGCCGAGGCAACCCTTGCTGAGAAAAAGGCAGCCTTGGATCTTGCCAAAACCCAGTTCGCGCGCTACGCCGAGCTTCTGCAAACGAATTCAGTTTCCCAGCAGGAATACGACCAGAGGAAGAACACCCAGGACATGGCCGAGGCGCAAGTCCAGCAGAGCCAGGCCGCGGTCGAGACCGCACGGCTCAACCTCGATTACTGCTCCATCCGCTCACCTATCGACGGTAGGGCCGGACAGCGGCTGGTGGACATCGGGAACGTGGTGGCCGCGAACACAGGCTCGCTTTTGGTGATTCAACGCTTGAACCCCATCTACGCGGACTTCACCGTTACTGAGAGCGAACTTACGGCCGTACAACGGAATATGAACCGCGGCGCGCTCAAGGTAGAGGTGCGTCTGCCCGAAGAGCCCGACAAATCGAGAGAGGGGGAACTCTCATTCCTGGACAACGCTGTTCAAGAAAGCACCGGTACGGTCAAGCTCCGCGCCACGATCCCTAACAAGGATCATTACTTCTGGCCGGGTAGGTTCGTAAAGGTTCGCCTGGTCTTGAATACGCTCCACGGTGCCGTGCTCGTCCCCGCCGCCGCTCCTCAGATGTCCGCAAAAGGGCAGTTCGTTTACGTCGTGAAAGAGGATTCCACAGCCGAACTGCGGCCCGTGAAGCTCGGACAGCGTCAAGATGATCTGGTTGTTGTCGACGAAGGGCTGCAATCCGGTGAGCGAGTGGTGGTCACCGGACAGCTCGCTGTCATGCCCGGCGGTAAGGTCCGGATGGAAGAACCTCCTTCAGTGGTTGGTTCGTCCACGGCGGGTCAGGAGGACCAGTCATGA
- a CDS encoding efflux RND transporter permease subunit: MNLSEPFIRRPVMTAVLTVSVILFGALSYLRLPVNDLPVVDYPVIQVEVDYPGASPDTMANNIATPLERQFMQIPGLELVTSKSTQGHTSLTLQFVLEKSIDAAATDVQTAITQATGSLPVDLPSPPTFSKTNPNDQPILYIALTSDSVTRGQLYDYARTQVGQRISILPGVSRAIVYGTKSAVRIKADPSKMWARGISADDLTAAIRNGTSYTGAGQFDSSAGTALLRPRGQLEEAPAYGDLIVNTRNGAPVYVRDVAQVVDSVQDERINMRFWARGYPVPSATVVVAVFRQAGSNAVEVAKSIRDLLPSIGAELPGSVRITPIYDRSRTIVNSVREVQETLVIAFVLVVIVIFLFLGRAKDTLIPVVALPLSLLLTFISMGLLGYSLDNLSLMALTLAIGFLVDDAIVFLENTVRRMEHGEMALEASINSAKEISFTILSMTISLAAVFIPLVFMSGLMGRIFREFAITIVVAIFASGIVSLTLTPLMCARMLRDRGPGAKRTWVERVIGDAEKRVLAAYGASLWWFLRRRWVSAFIWVVCLVGTVGLFMAIPKTFLPAGDSSFIWGVMIAREGSSPEQMRVLQDRADEVIRQDPSVNATFTMTGNSQFLSSNQGLLLAFLKQPDERAPIQAVAGGLMGQLGAIPGVFPFLRPFPVLEISTGATSRNQGQYAFSVSGVNRDQVYEVATRLMGKLREYPGFLTVGSDYFNNTPSLDIDIRRDQARTYGVSETRILNLLRNAYSQNYLYLIKKPEDQYQVILEVADAERSKPDDLSLLYIKSDDGRNLVPLGALVDWKSTLGLQAVNHINQFPSVTFFFNLKPGVAMGEATDFINKVASETVPTTMRAGLQGEALTFLNTVSDLTILMALAVFVMYVILAILYESYVHPLTVLSTLPTALIGGLLTLFLFGEQASLYAFVGMFMLMGIVKKNGIMIVDFARQRVDAGESPEKAIHEASMDRFRPIIMTTLAAVIGAIPIAIGFGADAASRRPLGLVVVGGLVVSQFITLYITPVIYLYLEEFQEKVLDRTSFFRSGRSQIPAMEGAASSHTKLR; the protein is encoded by the coding sequence ATGAATCTCTCGGAGCCATTTATTCGCCGACCGGTGATGACCGCAGTTTTGACGGTCTCTGTGATCCTTTTCGGCGCGCTCAGCTACTTGCGGCTCCCGGTGAACGACCTTCCGGTGGTGGATTACCCGGTAATCCAGGTAGAGGTGGATTATCCGGGGGCTAGCCCCGACACGATGGCCAACAACATCGCAACCCCTCTTGAGCGGCAGTTTATGCAAATCCCCGGACTGGAGTTGGTGACCTCCAAGAGCACCCAGGGGCACACCAGTCTTACGCTACAATTTGTCCTGGAGAAGAGCATCGACGCGGCCGCTACCGACGTACAGACTGCAATCACCCAGGCCACAGGCAGCCTCCCCGTTGATCTTCCTTCACCACCGACCTTTTCCAAGACCAATCCCAATGATCAACCAATCCTATACATCGCTCTCACCAGCGACTCTGTCACGCGCGGTCAACTGTATGACTATGCAAGGACCCAGGTTGGTCAGCGTATCAGCATTCTGCCCGGTGTGAGCCGAGCAATTGTGTACGGGACCAAGTCCGCGGTCCGTATCAAGGCCGACCCGTCCAAGATGTGGGCTCGCGGCATATCCGCAGATGACTTAACCGCTGCGATCAGGAACGGCACCAGCTACACCGGCGCGGGTCAATTTGACAGCTCCGCTGGCACGGCGTTGCTCCGTCCCCGGGGGCAACTGGAAGAGGCCCCGGCGTACGGCGACCTGATCGTGAACACTCGGAACGGCGCGCCGGTGTACGTTCGCGACGTAGCTCAGGTTGTAGACTCGGTCCAGGACGAGCGGATAAACATGCGGTTCTGGGCACGAGGTTATCCGGTCCCATCAGCCACCGTGGTCGTTGCGGTCTTCCGCCAAGCCGGGTCCAACGCGGTGGAGGTGGCAAAGAGCATCCGGGACTTGCTGCCCTCGATCGGAGCGGAACTCCCCGGATCGGTGCGCATCACACCGATTTACGACCGTTCGCGGACAATTGTTAACTCCGTCCGAGAGGTGCAGGAAACTCTAGTGATAGCCTTTGTCCTGGTGGTGATAGTAATCTTTCTATTTCTCGGACGTGCCAAGGACACCCTGATCCCCGTAGTTGCTCTCCCGTTGTCGCTTTTGCTCACTTTCATTTCGATGGGACTGCTTGGTTACAGCCTCGATAACTTGTCGCTCATGGCGCTCACACTGGCTATCGGCTTCCTCGTCGACGACGCGATCGTGTTTCTGGAAAACACTGTGCGACGGATGGAACATGGCGAAATGGCGTTGGAGGCGTCCATCAACAGCGCGAAGGAGATCAGCTTCACCATTCTGTCCATGACCATTTCCCTCGCGGCTGTGTTCATCCCGCTTGTTTTCATGTCCGGACTGATGGGCCGAATCTTTCGAGAATTCGCCATTACCATCGTGGTCGCAATTTTCGCTTCCGGCATTGTGTCGCTGACGCTAACTCCGCTTATGTGCGCGAGGATGCTCAGGGACCGCGGGCCCGGCGCCAAACGAACGTGGGTGGAACGGGTGATCGGTGACGCTGAAAAGAGGGTCCTCGCCGCCTACGGCGCGTCGCTCTGGTGGTTCCTGCGCAGGCGGTGGGTCTCCGCATTCATCTGGGTCGTCTGCTTAGTCGGCACGGTCGGGCTCTTCATGGCCATCCCGAAGACCTTCCTCCCCGCGGGCGACAGCAGTTTCATCTGGGGCGTGATGATTGCCCGTGAAGGTTCATCTCCTGAGCAGATGCGGGTCCTACAGGACCGGGCTGACGAAGTAATCCGGCAGGACCCTAGTGTCAATGCCACCTTCACCATGACGGGAAACAGCCAATTCCTATCGTCCAATCAAGGGTTGCTGCTCGCGTTCCTCAAGCAGCCGGACGAGCGCGCGCCCATCCAGGCAGTCGCGGGTGGATTGATGGGTCAGTTGGGGGCCATTCCCGGCGTCTTTCCATTCTTGAGGCCATTCCCTGTGCTGGAGATCAGCACCGGAGCGACGAGCCGAAATCAGGGGCAGTACGCCTTCTCCGTGTCCGGAGTAAACCGAGATCAGGTCTACGAAGTGGCCACACGGCTCATGGGGAAGCTAAGGGAATATCCTGGTTTCTTGACAGTTGGTTCGGACTACTTCAACAACACCCCAAGCCTCGACATCGACATCCGCCGAGATCAGGCGAGGACGTACGGGGTCTCCGAGACGCGGATTCTGAACCTCCTGCGGAATGCGTACTCGCAAAACTATCTCTACCTGATCAAGAAACCGGAGGACCAGTATCAGGTCATTCTCGAAGTAGCAGATGCGGAACGCTCAAAACCCGACGACCTCTCGCTCCTGTACATCAAGTCCGATGACGGGAGGAACCTTGTGCCGCTCGGCGCTCTGGTCGACTGGAAGAGTACGCTTGGCCTCCAGGCCGTGAATCATATCAATCAGTTTCCGAGCGTCACCTTCTTCTTCAACCTCAAGCCCGGAGTTGCTATGGGCGAAGCCACCGATTTCATCAACAAGGTAGCCTCGGAGACCGTGCCAACGACCATGCGTGCGGGTCTACAGGGCGAGGCTCTTACCTTCCTTAACACCGTAAGTGACTTGACTATCCTGATGGCATTGGCAGTGTTCGTCATGTACGTAATTCTGGCCATCCTTTATGAAAGCTATGTGCACCCCCTCACGGTGCTTTCCACCCTTCCTACCGCACTAATAGGCGGATTGCTGACCCTGTTTCTGTTCGGGGAGCAGGCGTCGCTCTATGCGTTCGTGGGCATGTTCATGCTAATGGGTATCGTCAAAAAGAACGGGATCATGATCGTTGACTTTGCTCGCCAGCGAGTGGACGCGGGCGAGTCTCCGGAAAAAGCCATTCACGAAGCAAGTATGGACCGGTTCCGTCCTATCATCATGACAACCCTCGCCGCGGTCATCGGGGCGATTCCCATAGCGATCGGATTCGGAGCCGACGCGGCCTCTCGCCGGCCCCTCGGGCTTGTCGTTGTGGGTGGACTGGTGGTGTCCCAGTTTATCACCCTGTACATAACGCCGGTCATCTACTTGTACCTCGAAGAGTTTCAGGAGAAGGTGCTGGATCGCACTTCCTTCTTCCGCTCGGGACGGTCGCAGATCCCAGCCATGGAAGGCGCCGCAAGCTCTCATACGAAGCTGCGTTGA
- the eno gene encoding phosphopyruvate hydratase gives MRFDIADVHAREILDSRGNPTIEVDVILDDGASGRAAIPSGASTGEKEAVELRDGDPARYLGKGVSKAVENVIQEIRPAILGMDAFDQTTLDYTLIGLDGTNNKGNLGANAILGVSLAAAKACAMEVGVPLYRYLGGVGARRLPVPMMNILNGGAHADNNVDIQEFMVMPLGAPSFKEGLRMGAEIFHTLKKVLKGYGMNTAVGDEGGFAPNLQSNEEALQVIVQAIQEAGYVPGENVSIALDAAASSFYQDGLYNLAAEGAQKTSEQMVDFYADLVDRYPIVSLEDGLDENDWEGWKLLTQKLGPRIQIVGDDIFVTNIELLRKGIETGVANSILIKLNQIGTLTETIAAVNLATSAAYTSVVSHRSGETEDTTISDLVVALGTGQIKTGSASRTDRIAKYNQLLRIEEELAGNAIFGSL, from the coding sequence ATGAGATTCGACATTGCTGATGTCCATGCCCGAGAAATTTTGGATTCGAGAGGCAACCCCACGATAGAGGTTGACGTGATACTGGACGACGGCGCGTCAGGCAGGGCCGCGATTCCGTCAGGCGCGTCCACGGGAGAGAAAGAAGCCGTTGAATTGAGGGATGGCGATCCCGCTCGGTACCTCGGCAAAGGCGTGTCCAAGGCCGTTGAGAATGTCATTCAGGAGATTCGTCCGGCAATTTTGGGAATGGACGCGTTTGATCAAACGACTCTGGATTATACGCTTATCGGCCTTGACGGCACCAACAACAAGGGCAACCTGGGCGCCAACGCCATCCTGGGAGTTAGTCTGGCCGCGGCCAAGGCCTGCGCTATGGAAGTGGGCGTGCCTCTGTACCGATACCTGGGAGGGGTAGGCGCGCGGCGATTGCCCGTGCCCATGATGAACATCCTCAACGGCGGCGCGCACGCTGACAACAATGTAGATATTCAAGAGTTCATGGTCATGCCGCTGGGGGCCCCAAGCTTCAAGGAAGGACTCCGCATGGGCGCGGAGATTTTCCACACCTTGAAGAAGGTCCTAAAAGGTTACGGCATGAACACCGCTGTAGGTGATGAAGGGGGATTCGCTCCGAATCTCCAGTCCAACGAAGAGGCCCTGCAAGTGATTGTGCAGGCCATACAAGAGGCGGGTTATGTCCCGGGCGAAAACGTGTCGATTGCCCTGGATGCCGCGGCCAGCTCCTTTTACCAGGACGGGCTTTACAATCTTGCCGCGGAAGGGGCTCAAAAGACCTCGGAACAGATGGTTGATTTCTATGCAGACCTTGTGGACCGCTATCCGATCGTCTCGTTGGAAGACGGCCTCGACGAGAACGACTGGGAAGGGTGGAAGCTCCTGACACAGAAGCTGGGGCCTCGCATTCAAATTGTCGGCGATGACATCTTCGTCACAAACATCGAATTGCTCAGGAAGGGCATCGAGACGGGTGTCGCGAATTCCATTCTCATAAAGCTCAACCAGATCGGCACCTTGACCGAGACCATAGCCGCTGTGAACCTTGCCACGTCGGCAGCTTACACCTCCGTCGTTTCGCACCGGAGCGGCGAGACCGAAGACACTACCATATCGGACCTGGTCGTGGCGCTTGGCACAGGCCAGATAAAGACCGGGTCCGCGTCTCGTACGGATCGTATCGCCAAGTACAATCAACTGCTCCGGATTGAGGAGGAACTTGCGGGCAACGCAATTTTTGGCTCTCTGTAG